Proteins encoded together in one Nostoc sp. PCC 7524 window:
- a CDS encoding low-complexity tail membrane protein, producing the protein MPSFRSEPILWIHVAGLATLPVFLLMCLLFLSVGEPFLPVWMEILLVSIIGVMPLLWMQLRRPFYIFALLGIALKPENLTEQQRKILCLINTKLNRVLALLAAILSIGILWQLYQATPLVVHLARFLPQWRILALLMAGLTFLASNLFLQIPVSVARVLVTDDTEFAAIEPLPLEKINQDFTILGVRVNKILPQLTVEVKTEE; encoded by the coding sequence ATGCCCTCATTTCGTTCTGAACCTATTTTGTGGATTCATGTCGCTGGATTAGCGACATTGCCCGTTTTTTTGCTCATGTGCTTATTATTTCTGTCCGTAGGTGAACCGTTTTTACCTGTATGGATGGAAATTTTGTTAGTATCCATCATTGGCGTAATGCCGCTGTTGTGGATGCAACTACGTCGTCCTTTTTATATATTTGCTCTGTTGGGAATAGCCCTTAAACCAGAAAATCTGACTGAGCAGCAAAGAAAAATTCTCTGTTTAATTAATACAAAATTAAATCGTGTGCTAGCACTGCTGGCTGCCATTCTATCCATTGGTATATTGTGGCAGCTGTATCAAGCCACCCCATTGGTAGTACATCTAGCCAGATTTCTTCCTCAATGGCGCATTTTGGCATTACTGATGGCTGGATTAACTTTTTTAGCCAGTAATTTATTCTTGCAAATTCCAGTCAGTGTAGCACGAGTTTTGGTGACGGATGACACAGAATTTGCTGCCATAGAACCGTTACCTTTAGAAAAGATTAACCAGGATTTCACAATTTTAGGGGTGCGGGTTAATAAAATCTTGCCCCAGTTGACTGTTGAAGTTAAAACTGAGGAATAA
- a CDS encoding DUF1565 domain-containing protein, translating to MKHQGFDISSVKYLFSTASVPTALVFVASGLMLIPSAVNAGATNQRAIAPTVIAQVPTSAPVIYVNPATGTDRTGAGATAATAYKTITFALNQAQPGTVIQLAPGTYNSESGEQFPLILKPGVTLQGDESTKGQGILIIGGGFYTSRTFARQDITILANDNTAIAGVTVTNPNQRGTGVWVESSNPAIRNNTFTKSVRDGVFVTGTGNPKIENNIFVQNTGNGVSVAKSAQGEIRNNLFQDTGFGIAIGGTSTPLVIENQIVQNQDGLFISESAQPILRKNVIQNNKRDGVVATVSAQPDLGTNENPGGNLIRSNTRFDVNNATRSNRILAVGNDIDQKKIAGQVDFVAATVDQPPGQTTAFRDVAANYWAKNYIEALASQNIIAGFPDGTFRPNEPVTRAQFATIITKALTPPAKRSAIEFRDVSRNFWAYAAIQAAYRSQFVSGYPDGTFKPQQEIPRVQALVALANGLGLSADNQNVISVYADAAQIPTYAIGPVAAATSRQLVINYPNINQLNPNRQATRAEIAAFVYQALVNAGRAQPLPSSYIVRVP from the coding sequence ATGAAACATCAGGGCTTTGACATTTCTTCAGTAAAATATCTGTTCTCAACAGCATCCGTACCTACAGCTTTGGTATTTGTTGCTAGTGGTTTGATGCTTATACCCAGTGCAGTCAATGCTGGTGCTACTAACCAAAGAGCGATCGCTCCCACTGTCATAGCGCAAGTTCCTACATCTGCACCAGTAATTTATGTCAACCCAGCCACCGGCACAGATAGAACTGGTGCTGGTGCTACCGCCGCCACAGCTTACAAAACAATTACCTTCGCGCTGAATCAAGCTCAACCTGGTACAGTCATTCAATTAGCACCGGGAACTTATAACAGTGAATCTGGAGAACAATTTCCCCTCATACTCAAGCCAGGGGTGACATTACAAGGTGATGAATCTACTAAAGGTCAAGGAATATTAATTATAGGTGGTGGGTTCTATACCAGTCGTACCTTTGCCAGACAAGACATTACCATTTTGGCAAATGATAATACTGCGATCGCAGGTGTAACCGTCACTAACCCCAATCAACGTGGTACTGGTGTCTGGGTAGAATCCAGTAATCCTGCCATCAGAAACAATACTTTTACGAAAAGTGTCAGAGATGGGGTTTTTGTCACTGGTACAGGAAATCCCAAAATTGAAAACAATATTTTTGTGCAGAACACTGGTAATGGAGTTTCTGTTGCTAAGTCTGCTCAAGGTGAAATTCGCAATAACTTATTTCAAGACACAGGTTTTGGTATAGCCATTGGTGGTACTTCTACGCCTTTGGTTATAGAAAACCAAATTGTGCAGAACCAAGATGGACTATTCATCTCAGAATCAGCCCAGCCTATCCTGCGTAAGAATGTCATTCAAAACAATAAGCGAGATGGCGTTGTAGCAACTGTTTCTGCTCAACCTGATTTAGGGACTAATGAAAATCCCGGTGGTAATTTGATTCGCAGCAACACTCGCTTTGATGTGAATAACGCTACCAGAAGCAATCGTATTCTGGCTGTTGGTAACGATATCGACCAGAAAAAAATTGCTGGTCAGGTAGATTTTGTTGCCGCCACCGTTGATCAACCACCAGGTCAAACAACAGCATTTAGAGATGTAGCCGCAAATTACTGGGCTAAAAATTATATTGAAGCTTTAGCTTCACAAAATATTATTGCTGGCTTTCCTGATGGTACATTTAGACCCAACGAGCCTGTAACCCGCGCCCAATTCGCTACCATTATCACCAAAGCTTTAACACCACCAGCTAAACGTTCAGCCATTGAATTTCGAGATGTTAGCAGAAATTTCTGGGCTTATGCTGCTATACAAGCGGCTTATCGGAGTCAATTTGTTTCTGGTTATCCCGATGGCACCTTTAAACCACAGCAAGAAATCCCCAGAGTTCAAGCTCTAGTTGCTCTCGCCAATGGACTAGGTTTATCTGCTGATAATCAAAATGTTATTTCTGTTTATGCGGATGCGGCTCAAATCCCCACTTATGCAATAGGGCCAGTTGCCGCCGCTACCTCCAGACAATTGGTAATCAACTATCCCAACATCAACCAACTCAACCCCAATCGTCAAGCAACTAGAGCAGAAATCGCTGCCTTTGTATACCAGGCATTAGTTAATGCTGGACGCGCTCAACCCTTGCCCTCATCCTATATAGTCAGAGTTCCTTAA
- a CDS encoding DUF3493 domain-containing protein, with protein MVEPNPKNRLNPEQYNRLKAEMVAPYRGLRQFIYFGVGASGFIGAFTFFFKLLAGKDIEHTLPNFALQVGIVILMIFLWRWEQRRQNR; from the coding sequence ATGGTAGAACCAAATCCTAAAAACCGCTTAAACCCTGAGCAATATAATCGCTTGAAAGCAGAAATGGTAGCCCCTTATCGTGGTTTACGGCAATTTATCTATTTCGGTGTGGGTGCTTCTGGTTTCATTGGTGCATTTACCTTCTTTTTTAAACTGCTGGCTGGCAAAGATATTGAACACACTTTACCTAACTTTGCTCTCCAAGTAGGAATCGTTATACTCATGATTTTCCTTTGGCGTTGGGAACAACGTCGGCAAAATCGATAA